CGTGACGGAAAGGGCGGGCAGCGACACGATGTTCGCCCGCATCCTCGCGTTGGTCGAGTCGGCGGAGGAGTCGCGAGCCCCCGTGCAGCGCCTTGCCGACCGCGTTGCGGCGTGGCTCATTCCGGTGGTACTCGTCTTCCTGCTCGGCGTCTGGATCGTCACGCGCGACGTCCGGCTCATCATCACGCTGCTGATCTTCACCTCGCCGGCGGAACTCGGGCTCGCGACGCCGCTCGTGGTCATCGCGGGCATCGCCCGCGCCGCGCGCGCCGGCATCCTGCTCAAGGGCGGGATCTACCTCGAGGAGCTCGCCAAGGCGCGCGTGCTTGCCTTCGACAAGACCGGGACGCTCACCGTCGGCCGTCCGCAGGTGATGGCAGTGGAGCGATTCGGCGATGCGGCCGACGAGGAAACGCTGATCCGCCTCGCGGCGGCGGCGGAGCGACGCTCGAGCCACCCGCTCGCCGCGGCCGTGGTTGCGCGCGCGTCTGGGCTGGACGTCCCCGAGCCATCGTCGTTCGAGGTCGTCGCGGGGCGTGGCGTGCGCGCGACGGTGGAGGGGCGCTCGGTGCTCGCGGGGAACGCGGCGCTTCTGACGGAAAGCGGCATCGTGCTCCCCGTTGGTGGCGAGGATACGGAGACGTCGGTGTATGTCGCGGCGGACGGCGTGGCGCTGGGAGTGCTTCGCCTCGCAGATCCGCTGCGCCCGGGCGCGCGCTCGGCGATCCAGCGCATTCGCGCGACCGGGATCCGGCGAGTGGTGATGCTCACCGGCGACAATGCGACCGTCGCGTGGCGTGTGGCGCGCGAACTCGGCGTCGACGAGGTACTCGCCGACCTCCTCCCCGACGCGAAGGTCGATGCGATCCGACGCCTTCAGGCAGGCGGCGTGCGCGTGGCCATGGTCGGCGACGGTATCAACGACGCCCCTGCGCTCGCCGTCGCCGACGTCGGGATCGCCATGGGCGTCGCCGGGACCCAGGCCGCCATCGAGGCCGCCGACGTGGCGCTCATGACCGACGACCTCGGGAAGATCGCCGAGGCGCGACTGATCGCGCGCAAGGCATACCGCACCATCCAGGAGAACCTGTTCGTCGGCGTCGGAGTGGTGCATGTGCTGGGGATCGTGGCGGCGCTGCTGCACTGGATAGGCCCGGTGCAGGCGGCAGTCATCCACCTCGGCCCCGACGTGCTGGTCTTCTTCAACTCCGTCAAGCTGCTGCGGTTCAGGCTCGCCTAGAAGTGGTTTCAGAACCCGTAGCCGCAGCGCCGACGCCCTGTGCCGGGAACGGCGCGGCTACGGGTTTTGCAACCACCTGTAACGCGACTACGCCCATTCCGCATGGCCGCCGCCCGTGGTGCTACCGGAGCATGGAGTAGACGACGTCCGCGATCCTGAAGCGCGCCGAAGGGGCGACGACCGCCACGATGCCGCAGCCCCCGAGGGCGAGCCGCGATCAGGTGATGGGAGCCGGACGCAGGTGGTCGGCGGCCACGACTGCCACCAGCGCCGGGAGCAGCCAGCGCGGATGAGGGAGGGGCGTCAGTGATCGCTCGATGGGCGCGGGCACCGACGACCACGCGAGATCGCTCAGCGCTCGCTGAATGGCGAAACAGAGGCAACGCGCGCCGATTCCACCGCTTACCGTCAGCTGTCGCCTGACGCTTCGGAAAGCTTGCCGCTCTCGTCAGGCGGCACGGAACCATGTCGACGAAGGCGGCTGCGCCTCGCGCGTCGATGTCCTGGCCTTCGAGTTCGAGATGGGGCTCTTTCCCGCCGTGCTCGAAGAAGCCAAACGCAAGGGGATCGATCTCGCCCCCAAGACCATTCCCCCCGAGGTCTTCGACAAGCGCGCTGTCGACAAGGGGCAGGTGCGCTTTCACGAGGTGGCCTACATCGAGATCAAGCCGCGACTCGACGCCAACAACCCGCTGCGGGTGACGGTGGAACTGACCGACTTCTCGGTCTTCTACTCGCAGGGGCTCGCCGAGTCGATCACTGCCGAGCTCAGGGCGGGGAAGAGCGAGGTGCTGTGCGATGCGGGGAAGCTCATCAAGGTGAGCAAGGACAAGAACGGGACTGTCACCCGCGAGGTGCTCACCAGGCAGTGGACCGACTGGGTCGACTACTGGGCGGTGGACTTCGACTACGAGAGCCGCAAGGAGATCATCCAGGTGCCGAAGAACTTCGGCGTCGAGGGTGAGCTCCCCGGGCTCGCGGTGACGACCGAGTTCATCGAGTTCCAGGAGCAGTGGACGGGGAGCTACATCTTCGAGAACGAGTGGCAGAGCTTTCGCACGCGCAAGTCGCGGGAGCTGGAGCTCACGAGTGCGGCGCACGAATACCCGGCGCCGGGGCGGTACACAGTCGCCGTCAAGGTGGTCGACATCTTCGGGAACGATACAATGTCGTTGACGCCGGTGGTGGTGGGGTAGGGCGCTGCGGCAGTTGTGAACCTCTGGCAACGAGGGCGCGAATGGACCTCGACAGCGATGGCGCGGGGCGCGTAGCCACGCGGACCTCGCCGATTCGGTTCGGCAAGGCACTGTACCTCGCGGACCAGACAGTGTTACCCGCCGATGTGCGCACGCCGAAGTCGCGGCCACGCTCGGCGACATTCGTCGGTACCCTGTCGTGGTCATGGAGTCCTGCGGGCTCAAGAGTGGAGGACGTGTACTGTCCCCTGGAATAGAAGCCGGAAGTACATGGTCCTCTGGTCGGAGAAGCGTTCGTGGACGGTGTGGCGGCCGGGCTTCTTCTCGGAGGCGGAGCTGATGACGGCCGCCACGATGATCTGGCCCGACGCAACGCACGCGGGGGGCGCGTAGACGCCGCCGTCGCGCGTCACCAGCTCCAGGCCCTGCCGCCGCGTGGGACGTCCGATCCACCTTCTGAAACCCCGAGCCATACGCTACCGTATGGCGAGGCGTCGGCGCATCCCGCGCCCTCACCCGTTCCGGGGTCTTCCATGCCCGCAGCTCCCACCGTCTCCCGCGACCAATGGCTCGCGGCCGCCGTCGCCGCCCTCGCCGAGGGTGGCGTCACCGCGGTCCGCGTCGAGGTACTGGCCGCCCGCCTGGGCGTCACCAAGGGGTCCTTCTACTGGCACTTCCGCGACCGCGGTGCGCTGCTGGAAGGGCTCCTCTCGCTCTGGGAAGACGAGACGATCTGGCTGGTGAGCGAGGCCTCCCTCGCCCCCACGCCGCGCGATCGCCTGGTGCGCTTCTTCGAGCTGGTCGCCGGGCGGCGCGACTATCCCCCGGACGTGGAGATCCTGGCCTGGGCACGCCACGACATCGACGTCGCCAAGCGGGTCGAGGCGACGGAGCGGCGGCGCCTGGACTTCATCACGGGCGAGCTTCGCGCCTCGGGATTCGACGACGCCGAGGCGGCGCGGCGGGGGAGGGCGGCGTACCTGGCGACCCAGGGGTGGGTGGAGTGGGTGAGCCGCGGGATGGAGCGATACGACTCGCTCCCCGACTTCACCCGGCACCTGTTCGACCTCATCCTGCCGCCGGCAGCGCCGGCCACGACCGCATCCAAGGGAAGGCTCCCATGAGCTCGATGCATCGCGTCCGGCGCGCGAGTTGGTCACGCTCGTCATCGCGCGCGACGTCGCGGCGCTCTCCGCCTGGCTCGCGGAGAACCTGGCGCCGGAGGCATTGCGCTTCGCGCCCGCCGACGAGCACGCGCGCCGCCTCGCCAGCGACAACGCCGGCACGCATCGCCTGGAGCTGCGCGGCATTCGCGCCGACGGGGCCACGCGCGCCGTGGCGGCGATCGCCAATCCGCTGGCCGAGGAGGTCGACTCCTTCCCGGTGGTGGTGGAAGCCGCGCCGCCGCACCGCATCACGCGCTTCGGCGTGCGCTTCGGGGCCGGTGGCGCGCTCACCCCGGCGGCCTTCACGACCGACGCCGAGCGGGTCCGCGAGCTGCAACGCTACGTGCGGAAGCAGGCGGCCGACGGGCGCTTCTCCGGCGTCGTATTGGTGGCACGGGAATGGAATCCGCTCTACAACGAGGCGTTCGGGATCGCCAACCGCGACACCGACACCCCCAACCGCCTCGACACGAAGTTCAACCTCGGCTCGGCCAACAAGAACTTCACCGCCATCGTCATCGGCCAGCTGGTGGAGGAAGGGAAGCTCTCCTGGGACGACCCGCTGTCGAAGTTCCTCCCCGACTTCCCCGACGTGGTGCGCGAACGGATCTACCGGCGCGCGGGGATGACCGGCACCGACGCCTTCGAGCTGGATCGCGTGAACCGGAACCTCGCGGTGGGCTACATCCCGGAGTACGGCCCCGACGGCGTGACGTGGCGGAACAACGTCTTCGAGCACGTGATCAAGGGGGGGCCAGCCGGCGGCGGCTATTCCACCGCCCCCGATCTCCTGCGCTACACCGAGGCGCTGCGCGCCGGGAAGCTGGTCTCGCGCGCCACGCTCGACCTCATGCGCTCCCCCAAGCCCGAGCTGGGGGCACCGATCTACGGCTACGGCTTCGCCCTCTTCGACGGCCCGCAGTACTGGGGACACGGGGGAGACTTCGAGGGGATCGACGCCGACGTGGAGCAGTTCGGGACGAGCGGCGTCACGATGATCATCCTGGCCAACACGCACATGGTCAACGATCCGATCAAGCGGAAGGTCAGGCGGATGTTCCTGCAATAGAAGACGAGAAGACGAGAGGGTTGCGGGGGGCGGTGCAGCGCCGATCTTGCAGGAGTGCCGACGTGGACGCCCCCCATCTCCGACGACTATGCCTCGCTCGAGGCGCTGCTCGCCGCGGTGCGCGCCTGTCGCGCCTGCGAAGCCCACCTCCCACTCGGCCCTAACCCGGTATTGCAGGCGGGGGCGACGGCGCGCCTGCTGATCGTGGGGCAGGCGCCGGGACTCCGCGTGCACCGCAGCGGGATCCCGTGGGATGACGCCAGCGGCGTCCGCCTGCGCGACTGGATGGGGGTGACGCCGGCGACGTTCTACGACGCGTCGAAGGTGGCCATCATCCCGATGGGGTACTGCTACCCCGGGCGCGGCGCCAGCGGAGACCTCCCCCCCCGGCGCGAGTGCGCCGAACTCTGGCTCGACAAGCTCCTGGCCCGGCTGCCACGGGTCGAGCTCACGCTCCTGGTGGGGCAGTACGCCCAGCGCCACTTCCTGGGGAACCGGCGCAAGGGGTCGCTCACCGAGACGGTGATGGCGTGGCGCGAGTACGGACCGGGGCACGTCCCGCTCCCGCACCCCTCGCCGCGCAACCAGCCGTGGTTCGCACGCCACCCGTGGTTCGCGCACGAGCTGCTCCCGTCGCTTCGGGAACGCGTGCAGCGGCTGCTGGACGCCTGACGACGGGTCGCGTCACACCGGTCGGGCGATGGGACCCGTCATGCGCGGTTCCCCGTCAGCTGCCGCTCCCCGTGAGGATCGGCGGCGCCGCTCTCCCGCTAGTCGATCCGGTAGTCCCACAGCTTGAGCGGGAACTGGTTGGGGAGCACGACGATGTCGTCGATCCGCACGTTAGGCGGCAGCGACGCCATGAAGACGATCACGTCGGCCACCTCCTCCGAGCGCATCATGACGGCGCGCACATCGGCGGGGATGGGGGTCGCCTTCTTGTCCCATATGGTGGTGTCGGTGGGGCCGGGGCTCACCGAGCAGACGCGCACCCCGTACCGGTGGTTCTCGGCGCGCAGCGCCTGCGTCAGCCCGGCCAGCCCGAACTTGCTGACGCCATACGGCGAGACCAGCGGCGCCGACTCGTAGCCGGAGATGGAGCCGATGTTGATGATCGTCCCGCGCCGCCGCTCGCGCATGCGCGCGGCGGCGGCGCGACAGCACAGGAACGCCCCGCGCAGGTTCACGTTGACGATGCGGTCCCACTCCTCCACCTCGTAGTCCGCCACCTCGACGGGGCGCACGGTCCCCACCCCGGCGTTGTTCACGAGGAGGGTGAGGGGCCCCAGCGTCGACTCGACGGTGTCGAAGGCGCCGGCCACCTGCCGCGGGTCGGCGACGTCGCATTCGATGGCGATTCCGTCGCCCCCCGCCTGGCGAATGACGGCCACCACCTCCTCCACGTCGCCCAGCGTGCGTGAGCACGCGGCGACACGCATCCCCGCGCGGGCAAGGGCGATCGCGGCGGCGCGACCGATCCCGCGCCCCCCGCCGGTCACGAGCGCCACGGCGCCTGGCTCGATCATCTGCATCCCCTGGTCTCGGAGTCCTCGCTTCGCGCGGAGCGCGCGCCGGCAAGTATACACTTCGCGCGTGTCGGGCCGCCGCCCCCAATCCTGCACGAAATATGCTAGATTGCGGGAGCCCGATTTCTTTCCATCTGCCCTGGAGGTGCCATGTCGGCCCACGTTCCTGGCGACGCGACGGGGAGCCACGCTCCCGCCGCCGGCGCCACCGCACACATCGATCCGTCGTGGAGTGTCAACGACGTCCTCATGAAGTATCCGGCGACGATCTCCGTCTTCAACGCCTTCGGCGTGGACGCCTGCTGCGGCGGCGCGCAGTCGCTGCGTGAGGCGGCGGCCGGCGATGGGATCGACCTCGACGCGCTCGTCGCGGCGCTCGAGCAGGTGGTGTCGTGATCGTCATCGACCCGCGCGCGGCCGCGCGGGGCGCGGTCTCGGCCAAGCCGGATCGCGCGGCGACGGCGCTCGTGCACGATACCGACGACCTGCGGCTCCTGGTCTTCCGCCTGGCCCCCGGACAGGAGGTGGCGCCGCATCGCAGCCCGTCCACGGTGACGCTCACGGTCCTGGAGGGCTCGGGGATCCTGGTGGGCGAGGATGGGGAAGCCCCGGTCGACCGGCGCTGCGTGG
The sequence above is drawn from the Gemmatimonadetes bacterium SCN 70-22 genome and encodes:
- a CDS encoding cadmium-translocating P-type ATPase encodes the protein MTRARWLAVARIALVGAIVAVYGAGLLPLPALLATVAVGLWPLVRVAALQLLRERKVGTELFVTVATVVAMLGHEYVAGAVMMTIILIAELIAELNTERARASIRSLLGSVPQTALVRRPQGDARVPLAEVRPGDVVIVRAGEKVPVDGAVRVGDASVNEAPITGESMPKEKRAGATVFAGTVVELGAIDVVTERAGSDTMFARILALVESAEESRAPVQRLADRVAAWLIPVVLVFLLGVWIVTRDVRLIITLLIFTSPAELGLATPLVVIAGIARAARAGILLKGGIYLEELAKARVLAFDKTGTLTVGRPQVMAVERFGDAADEETLIRLAAAAERRSSHPLAAAVVARASGLDVPEPSSFEVVAGRGVRATVEGRSVLAGNAALLTESGIVLPVGGEDTETSVYVAADGVALGVLRLADPLRPGARSAIQRIRATGIRRVVMLTGDNATVAWRVARELGVDEVLADLLPDAKVDAIRRLQAGGVRVAMVGDGINDAPALAVADVGIAMGVAGTQAAIEAADVALMTDDLGKIAEARLIARKAYRTIQENLFVGVGVVHVLGIVAALLHWIGPVQAAVIHLGPDVLVFFNSVKLLRFRLA
- a CDS encoding uracil-DNA glycosylase codes for the protein MSDDYASLEALLAAVRACRACEAHLPLGPNPVLQAGATARLLIVGQAPGLRVHRSGIPWDDASGVRLRDWMGVTPATFYDASKVAIIPMGYCYPGRGASGDLPPRRECAELWLDKLLARLPRVELTLLVGQYAQRHFLGNRRKGSLTETVMAWREYGPGHVPLPHPSPRNQPWFARHPWFAHELLPSLRERVQRLLDA